Proteins found in one Polyodon spathula isolate WHYD16114869_AA chromosome 10, ASM1765450v1, whole genome shotgun sequence genomic segment:
- the LOC121321599 gene encoding kazal-type serine protease inhibitor domain-containing protein 1-like — translation MRCLVGQAFCSGALVLLCLSLFSWQPISTAPGSPDYLQRGWQRLLEEGESCADCQPDECPPPRGCLSGVVIDHCDCCWECANLEGQICDLDNTNHFYGKCGKNLECRLDLGDLWEGEVPEPQCTCVSNKAVCGTDGKTYPQICKFQEAANAQPHANLTVSHEGPCEAAPHIISPPYDIWNVTGRDVIFGCEVFAYPMASIEWRKDGTEMFLPGDDPHISVQFRGGPQKYEVSGWLQIQRIRLTDEGTYHCHAKNRHGEVAAKASLTVIPPDQMNLTALHLLRLPHHQEEDFSNAEDFDDYY, via the exons ATGCGATGCTTGGTGGGCCAAGCCTTCTGCTCTGGAGCGTTGGTTCTGCTGTGCCTGAGCTTGTTCTCCTGGCAACCAATCTCAACAGCCCCTGGAAGCCCGGATTACCTGCAACGTGGCTGGCAGAGGCTGCTGGAGGAAGGGGAGAGCTGTGCCGACTGCCAACCAGACGAGTGCCCCCCTCCAAGAGGATGTCTGTCAGGGGTGGTGATAGACCACTGTGACTGCTGCTGGGAGTGCGCCAATCTGGAGGGGCAGATCTGTGACTTGGACAACACCAACCACTTCTATGGAAAGTGTGGGAAGAACCTGGAGTGCAGGCTGGACCTTGGAGACCTGTGGGAGGGGGAGGTCCCAGAGCCTCAGTGTACCTGCGTCTCCAATAAGGCAGTCTGTGGCACTGATGGCAAGACCTACCCCCAGATCTGCAAATTCCAAGAGGCAGCCAATGCCCAGCCTCATGCCAACCTGACAGTGTCCCACGAGGGTCCATGTGAAGCAG ctCCCCACATCATCTCACCACCCTATGACATATGGAACGTGACAGGGAGGGATGTCATTTTTGGCTGTGAGGTCTTTGCCTACCCCATGGCTTCCATTGAGTGGAGAAAGGATGGCACAGAAATGTTTCTACCTGGTGATGACCCACATATATCTGTTCAG TTTAGGGGCGGTCCCCAGAAGTATGAGGTGTCAGGCTGGCTGCAGATTCAGCGAATTCGGCTGACAGATGAGGGAACTTACCACTGCCATGCGAAGAACCGACACGGGGAAGTGGCAGCAAAGGCCAGTCTAACTGTTATACCACCAG ACCAGATGAATCTGACTGCACTCCACCTGCTCAGATTACCCCATCACCAAGAGGAAGACTTCTCCAACGCTGAGGACTTTGATGACTATTATTAA